A stretch of Patescibacteria group bacterium DNA encodes these proteins:
- a CDS encoding ribonuclease H-like domain-containing protein, with protein sequence MAKLVFDIETVGEDFEELDDATKEALTAWVRRSTEDETEQEALTGQLKERMGLSPFTGEIVVLGVLDVEKNQGTIYYQAPGGSQEEKTEGNCILKPVTEKEMLQRFWDGAMHYAEFISFNGRSFDAPFMAIRSAVHGIRPTKDLLSNRYTSMQRGATHVDLLDQLTFYGAFRPRPNLHLATRAFGIQSPKENISGADVAPYFKAGKFVDIAQYNARDLVATRELYLRWQQFLKF encoded by the coding sequence ATGGCAAAGCTAGTTTTTGATATTGAAACAGTGGGTGAGGATTTTGAGGAACTGGATGACGCTACCAAAGAAGCACTTACTGCCTGGGTGCGTCGTTCTACCGAGGATGAAACGGAGCAAGAGGCACTGACCGGGCAATTGAAAGAGCGAATGGGTCTCTCGCCGTTCACGGGAGAAATAGTGGTTCTTGGTGTGTTAGACGTTGAAAAGAATCAAGGGACTATTTACTATCAAGCACCTGGTGGCAGTCAAGAAGAAAAAACCGAAGGGAATTGCATATTGAAACCCGTGACCGAAAAGGAAATGTTGCAACGGTTTTGGGATGGTGCCATGCACTACGCAGAGTTCATCTCGTTTAACGGTCGCAGTTTTGATGCGCCGTTTATGGCAATACGTTCCGCCGTGCATGGCATTCGCCCAACAAAAGATTTATTATCAAATCGCTATACGTCAATGCAGCGTGGGGCCACGCACGTTGACCTTTTAGATCAACTGACGTTTTATGGCGCCTTTCGTCCTCGGCCAAATCTGCACCTCGCAACCCGAGCATTTGGTATTCAAAGCCCGAAAGAAAATATCAGCGGCGCAGATGTGGCACCTTATTTTAAAGCCGGTAAGTTTGTAGACATCGCCCAGTACAACGCTCGAGATTTAGTAGCAACAAGAGAGCTTTATTTACGTTGGCAACAGTTTTTAAAATTTTAA
- a CDS encoding HD domain-containing protein, producing MERRESGSITNPAEVTPNAARIISSELREDIAREGITMDGREFSTEQMKEMRAEILAMQQQFDEDELNPYHNAEHAAEVADRLEVLLKKLNLEAWRADVLRVAALFHDFGHSGRTMRDANDGLTNEEYAAVQADAYAKQKGFSVYQRILLQGEIIGTTFGNAEVKPETYEEKTLAIADIGGFSKSWDKWIAESAAVLKETPLEARSKTIDEWLVGRAKFLDWATSRMTTEANVLWGKDLEIQKKCVAAAHTPGHERRRVVEELITPLLNQH from the coding sequence ATGGAACGACGGGAATCGGGCAGCATTACTAATCCGGCTGAGGTTACACCAAATGCAGCGAGAATAATTTCTAGCGAATTACGCGAGGATATTGCTCGAGAAGGCATTACTATGGATGGGCGTGAGTTTTCGACAGAGCAAATGAAAGAGATGCGTGCAGAGATTTTGGCAATGCAACAGCAATTCGATGAAGATGAATTGAATCCGTATCATAACGCCGAACATGCTGCTGAAGTGGCTGACCGGTTAGAAGTATTACTCAAGAAGCTGAATCTAGAAGCATGGCGCGCGGACGTATTACGCGTAGCCGCGCTTTTCCATGATTTTGGTCACAGTGGCAGAACTATGCGTGATGCGAATGATGGCTTAACCAATGAGGAGTATGCGGCTGTACAGGCAGATGCCTACGCCAAGCAAAAAGGCTTTTCGGTTTATCAAAGAATTTTATTGCAGGGAGAAATAATCGGCACCACATTTGGTAATGCCGAAGTGAAGCCAGAAACCTATGAAGAAAAGACGCTTGCCATTGCGGACATAGGTGGTTTTTCAAAATCGTGGGACAAATGGATTGCAGAGAGTGCGGCTGTGCTTAAGGAAACTCCCCTTGAAGCACGGTCAAAAACAATTGATGAGTGGCTTGTGGGAAGAGCGAAGTTTTTGGATTGGGCAACGAGCAGAATGACGACGGAAGCTAATGTGTTGTGGGGAAAAGATCTTGAAATACAAAAAAAATGTGTCGCAGCGGCCCATACACCAGGGCATGAACGGAGAAGAGTTGTTGAAGAACTCATAACGCCGTTACTCAATCAACATTGA
- a CDS encoding DUF5654 family protein, translating to MDIQQNLEQEEKQQLSLLVEVLEKVNTLATAGFGLVAALAWNDAIHLIFERLFPEPGNGIGLQLLYAIFVTIVVVVVTLQLARYTSRIKERMQK from the coding sequence ATGGATATACAGCAAAACTTAGAACAAGAAGAAAAGCAGCAACTGTCGCTCCTCGTGGAAGTGCTTGAGAAAGTGAACACCCTTGCCACAGCTGGCTTTGGTTTAGTCGCCGCGTTGGCTTGGAACGATGCCATTCATTTAATATTCGAACGTCTTTTTCCGGAGCCAGGGAACGGCATCGGCTTACAGCTGCTCTATGCAATTTTTGTGACCATCGTTGTCGTTGTCGTTACTTTGCAGCTTGCGCGCTATACGTCGCGCATTAAAGAGAGAATGCAGAAATAA
- a CDS encoding DUF5652 family protein: MIDSISRASVIVIIASIIWVLPWKGWALWRASQKKQFGWFAAMLVVNLVAILEILYVLIFSREKGERRYYLAAIFSVLTSFTILIGLLISFGWQENAGAACTTEARLCSDGSVVGRSGKDCAFTPCQNGNEPLTGAPAAESFPVEREFTGEPASINFGTNTDAEAFRTLLTRAALTGPNFAGAYTVATWGCGTSCQMSAIIDASTGAIVAYGIPSSSGLAYTKESRLLTVNPFDAAVVDAETNVASDYYILSNGQLQYLGKFDGRTGQPPVCIQVMTKAINPTTKAQVVFPSPCRVPFGWQVIE, encoded by the coding sequence ATGATAGATTCAATTTCTCGCGCAAGCGTTATCGTAATAATCGCTAGCATTATCTGGGTTTTGCCCTGGAAGGGTTGGGCGTTGTGGCGGGCTAGCCAGAAAAAACAATTTGGTTGGTTTGCGGCGATGCTTGTAGTTAATCTCGTCGCTATTCTTGAGATTCTTTACGTACTCATCTTCAGTCGAGAGAAAGGTGAACGACGCTACTACCTGGCGGCGATTTTCTCAGTACTTACTTCCTTCACCATCCTTATAGGACTACTTATCTCTTTCGGTTGGCAGGAGAATGCGGGAGCGGCTTGCACTACAGAAGCGAGACTATGTTCGGATGGGTCTGTCGTAGGACGCAGTGGTAAAGATTGTGCATTCACACCTTGTCAAAACGGAAACGAACCATTGACCGGCGCACCGGCTGCGGAAAGTTTTCCAGTAGAGCGGGAGTTTACGGGTGAACCAGCGTCAATTAATTTTGGAACGAACACCGATGCGGAAGCATTTCGTACACTACTGACACGCGCCGCACTGACAGGTCCCAATTTTGCTGGTGCGTATACTGTTGCGACATGGGGGTGCGGAACGAGCTGCCAAATGAGCGCAATCATTGACGCTTCAACAGGAGCTATTGTCGCCTACGGAATACCCTCAAGTTCTGGCTTGGCCTACACCAAAGAAAGTCGACTACTTACCGTCAATCCGTTTGACGCCGCAGTTGTTGATGCGGAAACAAACGTAGCCAGTGATTATTACATCTTGAGTAACGGACAGCTGCAATATCTCGGGAAGTTTGACGGTCGAACGGGTCAGCCACCAGTGTGTATTCAAGTGATGACAAAAGCGATAAATCCAACAACCAAAGCGCAGGTGGTATTTCCAAGCCCGTGTCGTGTTCCATTCGGGTGGCAGGTAATTGAGTAA